In Triticum urartu cultivar G1812 chromosome 6, Tu2.1, whole genome shotgun sequence, the following proteins share a genomic window:
- the LOC125512982 gene encoding uncharacterized protein LOC125512982, producing MAEERSPLHLPHHKEEDKEGEEKQHGHDHNHGHGHDHREHAGGRGLDMDLPAYVNMGSITTAGVLDWRYQKATGEKRPDKVIGLISAEQAKEAERREAEERKAEEEEGGAAWAKNKNVYQF from the exons ATGGCAGAGGAGAGGAGCCCCCTGCACCTGCCTCACCACAAGGAGGAGGACAAGGAGGGGGAGGAGAAGCAGCACGGTCACGACCACAACCATGGCCACGGCCACGACCACAGGGAGCACGCCGGCGGGAGGGGGCTGGACATGGACCTACCGGCGTACGTCAACATGGGCTCCATCACCACCGCGGGCGTTCTC GACTGGAGGTACCAGAAGGCGACAGGGGAGAAGAGGCCGGACAAGGTGATCGGATTGATCAGCGCGGAGCAGGCCAAGGAGGCCGAGCGCAGGGAGGCCGAGGAGCgcaaggcggaggaggaggagggcggggCCGCCTGGGCCAAGAACAAGAATGTCTACCAGTTCTGA
- the LOC125512983 gene encoding uncharacterized protein LOC125512983, with amino-acid sequence MAAPTAACPAAYSWAPQDGAQRGQKVFMQVCAGCHVVMLPYAGLRAAAQGEVGAQTAEIMVAEEAVTAARPPSGGSYTPDLTALTTKIHEGAALYTTGGKITTTMPRMLTGGVSMCQELMKKMAPPSAMWMQLAQPYIETIQMA; translated from the exons ATGGCTGCACCGACGGCGGCCTGCCCGGCGGCCTACTCGTGGGCGCCGCAGGACGG GGCACAGCGCGGGCAGAAGGTGTTCATGCAGGTCTGCGCGGGGTGCCACGTCGTCATGCTCCCCTACGCCGGCCTCCGCGCGGCGGCGCAGGGCGAGGTGGGAGCTCAGACGGCCGAGATCATGGTCGCAGAGGAAGCTGTGACGGCTGCGAGACCCCCATCCGGTGGCTCATACACGCCGGACCTCACCGCCCTCACCACAAAA ATCCATGAAGGGGCGGCTCTGTACACCACAGGGGGCAAGATCACGACGACGATGCCTAGGATGCTCACCGGCGGTGTCTCCATGTGCCAAGAGCTGATGAAGAAGATGGCGCCACCGAGCGCCATGTGGATGCAGCTTGCCCAGCCCTACATTGAAACTATCCAGATGGCTTGA
- the LOC125515368 gene encoding cytochrome c1 2, heme protein, mitochondrial-like: MAAAPTGVACPVYPWPSDAAQRGAKVFMQSDCAACHSALPYAGLRGAAVPGQDAGAMTAEILVAAAATEEARPATGMAPPQYTPDLATVATRIQGGLRCNLYSAGTATTPVRAMLAGGAAACQQLKKSPVWLQFAQALQAV; this comes from the exons ATGGCGGCCGCGCCGACGGGGGTCGCATGCCCCGTCTACCCGTGGCCGAGCGACGC GGCGCAGCGCGGGGCCAAGGTGTTCATGCAGAGCGACTGCGCGGCGTGCCACTCCGCGCTCCCCTACGCCGGCCTCCGGGGCGCCGCGGTGCCGGGCCAGGACGCGGGAGCCATGACGGCCGAGATCCTCGTCGCCGCCGCGGCCACGGAGGAGGCGCGGCCGGCGACGGGGATGGCGCCGCCCCAGTACACGCCGGACCTCGCAACCGTCGCCACAAGA ATCCAGGGCGGGCTGCGCTGCAACCTGTACTCCGCCGGGACGGCGACGACGCCCGTTAGGGCGATGCTCGCGGGCGGCGCCGCCGCGTGCCAGCAGCTGAAGAAGAGCCCCGTCTGGCTGCAGTTTGCGCAGGCCTTACAGGCAGTTTGA
- the LOC125515366 gene encoding protein PHOSPHATE STARVATION RESPONSE 1-like isoform X3, whose translation MSQFRNGEVPRFLSSDINVVPVLSEVTVPSFPEYKTSYIERDMCGSSITSFNTLCQPYMSASNFTSDLCINNGSPKGKLSFGSHVIAISGCDTSLPSAHSSYTGNPDYLRMVYPKVSEEINWGQEPLPGVFEYPATIDVSDQRNVIVSQQSQDIITIDHITHLAKQKEWYSSGCSEQFLGSSGSGGSVLKAADANTTPPNYAYFHGQKNRLSSFNVDELCSDNLPCSDTTPTKSRMRWTPELHEKFVDAVDKLGGSEKATPKAVQKVMKVEGLTIYHVKSHLQKYRTVRHQSESSDGTSAERSNHMDEVCSQNMKHMEASEALRTQIGLQKQLHAQLELQRKMQLQVEEHSKYLEMVIARQGESLKQLGALPRFQHSDAQAVDHKEAYREQTADTDSAEGSHPEKE comes from the exons ATGAGTCAGTTTCGCAACGGGGAAGTTCCTCGGTTTCTTTCATCAGATATTAATGTAGTACCAGTACTCTCTGAAGTCACAGTTCCTAGTTTTCCAGAGTATAAAACATCTTACATTGAAAGGGACATGTGCGGTAGTTCTATCACCTCATTCAATACCTTATGTCAGCCATATATGTCAGCTTCCAATTTCACTTCAGATCTTTGTATCAACAATGGGTCACCTAAAGGGAAACTGTCTTTTGGATCTCATGTTATTGCAATATCTGGTTGTGATACTTCACTGCCATCAGCACATTCATCATACACGGGTAATCCAGATTATTTAAGGATGGTCTATCCCAAAGTATCTGAAGAAATAAACTGGGGTCAAGAACCACTCCCAGGAGTATTTGAATATCCAGCAACCATTGATGTTTCTGATCAACGAAACGTGATTGTTAGCCAACAAAGCCAAGACATTATTACAATTGATCATATTACCCACCTTGCAAAGCAAAAAGAGTGGTACTCATCTGGGTGTTCAGAGCAATTTCTGGGAAGTTCAGGATCTGGTGGATCTGTGCTTAAG GCAGCTGATGCAAATACAACACCTCCAAATTATGCATATTTTCATGGGCAGAAAAACAGATTGAGTTCTTTCAATGTGGATGAACTTTGCAGTGATAATTTACCTTGTTCAGACACTACTCCAACCAAGTCAAGGATGCGCTGGACACCTGAGCTCCATGAGAAGTTTGTTGACGCCGTTGACAAGCTTGGTGGAAGTGAAA AAGCAACTCCAAAAGCAGTCCAGAAAGTTATGAAGGTTGAAGGGCTAACTATATACCATGTAAAAAGCCATCTACAG AAGTATCGTACAGTTCGCCATCAATCTGAATCGTCTGATG GCACTTCAGCAGAGAGAAGCAACCACATGGATGAAGTTTGCTCCCAGAACATGAA ACACATGGAGGCTAGTGAAGCGCTAAGAACTCAGATTGGCTTGCAGAAGCAACTTCATGCacagcttgag CTCCAAAGAAAGATGCAGCTGCAAGTAGAAGAACACAGCAAGTACCTGGAGATGGTGATCGCGAGGCAGGGCGAGAGCCTAAAACAGCTCGGCGCGCTACCGAGGTTCCAGCATTCGGACGCGCAGGCTGTGGATCACAAGGAAGCATACAGAGAACAAACAGCAGACACTGATTCGGCCGAAGGGAGCCATCCGGAAAAGGAATGA
- the LOC125515366 gene encoding protein PHOSPHATE STARVATION RESPONSE 1-like isoform X2: protein MSQFRNGEVPRFLSSDINVVPVLSEVTVPSFPEYKTSYIERDMCGSSITSFNTLCQPYMSASNFTSDLCINNGSPKGKLSFGSHVIAISGCDTSLPSAHSSYTGNPDYLRMVYPKVSEEINWGQEPLPGVFEYPATIDVSDQRNVIVSQQSQDIITIDHITHLAKQKEWYSSGCSEQFLGSSGSGGSVLKAADANTTPPNYAYFHGQKNRLSSFNVDELCSDNLPCSDTTPTKSRMRWTPELHEKFVDAVDKLGGSEKATPKAVQKVMKVEGLTIYHVKSHLQKYRTVRHQSESSDAGTSAERSNHMDEVCSQNMKHMEASEALRTQIGLQKQLHAQLELQRKMQLQVEEHSKYLEMVIARQGESLKQLGALPRFQHSDAQAVDHKEAYREQTADTDSAEGSHPEKE, encoded by the exons ATGAGTCAGTTTCGCAACGGGGAAGTTCCTCGGTTTCTTTCATCAGATATTAATGTAGTACCAGTACTCTCTGAAGTCACAGTTCCTAGTTTTCCAGAGTATAAAACATCTTACATTGAAAGGGACATGTGCGGTAGTTCTATCACCTCATTCAATACCTTATGTCAGCCATATATGTCAGCTTCCAATTTCACTTCAGATCTTTGTATCAACAATGGGTCACCTAAAGGGAAACTGTCTTTTGGATCTCATGTTATTGCAATATCTGGTTGTGATACTTCACTGCCATCAGCACATTCATCATACACGGGTAATCCAGATTATTTAAGGATGGTCTATCCCAAAGTATCTGAAGAAATAAACTGGGGTCAAGAACCACTCCCAGGAGTATTTGAATATCCAGCAACCATTGATGTTTCTGATCAACGAAACGTGATTGTTAGCCAACAAAGCCAAGACATTATTACAATTGATCATATTACCCACCTTGCAAAGCAAAAAGAGTGGTACTCATCTGGGTGTTCAGAGCAATTTCTGGGAAGTTCAGGATCTGGTGGATCTGTGCTTAAG GCAGCTGATGCAAATACAACACCTCCAAATTATGCATATTTTCATGGGCAGAAAAACAGATTGAGTTCTTTCAATGTGGATGAACTTTGCAGTGATAATTTACCTTGTTCAGACACTACTCCAACCAAGTCAAGGATGCGCTGGACACCTGAGCTCCATGAGAAGTTTGTTGACGCCGTTGACAAGCTTGGTGGAAGTGAAA AAGCAACTCCAAAAGCAGTCCAGAAAGTTATGAAGGTTGAAGGGCTAACTATATACCATGTAAAAAGCCATCTACAG AAGTATCGTACAGTTCGCCATCAATCTGAATCGTCTGATG CAGGCACTTCAGCAGAGAGAAGCAACCACATGGATGAAGTTTGCTCCCAGAACATGAA ACACATGGAGGCTAGTGAAGCGCTAAGAACTCAGATTGGCTTGCAGAAGCAACTTCATGCacagcttgag CTCCAAAGAAAGATGCAGCTGCAAGTAGAAGAACACAGCAAGTACCTGGAGATGGTGATCGCGAGGCAGGGCGAGAGCCTAAAACAGCTCGGCGCGCTACCGAGGTTCCAGCATTCGGACGCGCAGGCTGTGGATCACAAGGAAGCATACAGAGAACAAACAGCAGACACTGATTCGGCCGAAGGGAGCCATCCGGAAAAGGAATGA
- the LOC125515366 gene encoding uncharacterized protein LOC125515366 isoform X1, which yields MAAMEEVLALVPGFVDILVLAGGRASSGAAATWRPGDVQKALRWALFFEEVFRNLRESGQYEDPAREFDAALAELASSPGFPKGLADMRSETLSAATELVIKHFLKAETTSVENIRALLEAVVGMDIDGIGAGGGRDACQQYVKSILNMDLSGLMRTKSCGEVGVPTTSSDRLYAETLVVGHSRILVNQLLERLDSASCISLAERGLRTVLDSVKKNSFSDPGSPVIPRKSQTIENFLRWKQWRGRCLSYLLDERTVRIVSGSSFIFRAPKEQWMKVFEPLTVSVDSCQSGLVEVMEICLLGLVSRRWDPLIESFVSHTFSSLPISKQYADLHQLLQGTYRGECPDKILNLKENDILEYARQSLESKPHILWLLPPVLAAAAIPPRSTLFEIYLAEIDKQFDEAVSTERKCNCRRDGIEQHDSCEVAERIHCLYAFHVQNLI from the exons ATGGCGGCCATGGAGGAGGTGCTCGCCCTGGTGCCGGGGTTCGTCGACATCCTCGTCCTAGCCGGCGGCCGcgcctcctccggcgccgccGCCACCTGGCGCCCCGGCGACGTCCAGAAGGCCCTCCGCTGGGCGCTCTTCTTCGAGGAG GTCTTCAGGAACCTGCGTGAGTCCGGACAGTACGAGGATCCCGCCAGAGAGTTCGACGCGGCGCTCGCCGAGCTCGCCTCAAGCCCGGGTTTCCCCAAG GGCCTTGCCGACATGCGATCGGAGACGCTCTCGGCGGCCACCGAGCTGGTCATAAAGCATTTTCTGAAAGCCGAGACAACGAGCGTGGAGAACATCCGTGCTCTTCTCGAAGCGGTCGTGGGGATGGATATCGATGGCATTGGTGCTGGTGGTGGGCGTGATGCGTGCCAGCAGTATGTGAAGTCGATCCTGAATATGGATCTGTCTGGTTTGATGCGGACCAAGAGTTGCGGTGAAGTCGGAGTTCCCACCACTAGTTCTGATAGACTGTATGCAGAAACCTTGGTTGTGGGTCATTCACGGATTCTGGTTAACCAGCTTCTGGAGCGGTTGGATTCAGCATCGTGTATTTCTCTGGCTGAGAGAGGACTGCGCACAGTTCTGGACAGCGTGAAGAAGAACAGCTTCAGTGATCCAGGCAGCCCAGTGATCCCTAG AAAATCACAAACCATTGAGAATTTTCTTCGGTGGAAACAGTGGAGAGGGCGGTGTTTGTCATACTTACTTGATGAACGCACCGTTCGGATTGTGTCTGGATCTAGTTTTATCTTTAGGGCTCCCAAGGAGCAGTGGATGAAGGTGTTTGAACCATTAACAGTTTCTGTAGATTCTTGTCAGAGTGGCCTCGTTGAAGTCATG GAGATATGCTTGCTGGGTTTGGTTTCAAGGCGATGGGACCCATTGATAGAGAGCTTCGTGTCGCATACTTTTAGTTCCCTTCCTATATCCAAGCAGTATGCTGATCTGCACCAGTTGCTTCAGGGAACTTATCGGGGTGAATGCCCAGACAAGATTCTTAATTTGAAG GAAAATGACATTCTTGAATATGCAAGGCAGTCTTTAGAAAGTAAACCGCACATTTTATGGCTTCTACCTCCAGTTCTTGCCGCTGCAGCAATCCCGCCACG GTCGACCTTGTTTGAAATATACCTTGCAGAAATAGATAAGCAATTTGATGAAGCTGTTTCCACAGAACG AAAATGTAATTGCAGAAGAGATGGAATAGAGCAACATGATAGCT GTGAGGTTGCCGAAAGGATTCATTGTCTCTATGCTTTTCATGTTCAAAACCTCATCTAA
- the LOC125515369 gene encoding 60S ribosomal protein L23, whose amino-acid sequence MSKRGRGGSAGNKFRMSLGLPVAATVNCADNTGAKNLYIISVKGIKGRLNRLPSACVGDMVMATVKKGKPDLRKKVMPAVIVRQRKPWRRKDGVFMYFEDNAGVIVNPKGEMKGSAITGPIGKECADLWPRIASAANAIV is encoded by the exons ATGTCGAAGCGAG GGCGCGGAGGTTCCGCTGGTAACAAGTTCCGGATGTCGCTGGGTCTGCCGGTGGCAGCCACTGTCAACTGTGCTGACAACACTGGTGCCAAGAACCTGTACATCATCTccgtcaagggaatcaaggggcGCCTCAATAGGCTTCCTTCTGCCTGCGTTGGTGACATGGTTATGGCCACTGTCAAGAAGGGAAAGCCTGACCTCAGGAAGAAGGTCATGCCGGCTGTCATTGTCAGGCAGCGCAAGCCATGGCGCCGAAAGGACGGTGTCTTCATGTACTTTGAAG ACAATGCTGGAGTCATTGTGAACCCAAAGGGAGAGATGAAAG GTTCTGCCATCACTGGACCGATTGGGAAGGAGTGTGCCGACCTGTGGCCCAGGATTGCCAGCGCAGCGAACGCCATCGTCTGA